DNA from Bacteroides zoogleoformans:
GCACCGCCTTCATGGCACTGAGCATGATGCTGCCGGGATTCGTGGCAGGCTATATACAGGAAGCCATCGGCTATGTCAACTTCTTCTGGATGGTAATGGCTTGCTGCCTCGCCACACTGGCCGTCACTTATCTGGTAGACCGAAAGATTGACCCGAATTATGGAAAGGGAAAGTAGCTAATCACTAATCACTAATCGTTAATCACTAAAACATGAAACATTTCCTCACCTGTCTGCTCTGCCTCTTCTTAACGAGTGCGACGCAGGCGCAGAAAATCAGAATAAAGACCGGCATCGAGGTGCTGAAAGAACAAAAATTCAAGTGTCTGGAAGGCAAACGCGTAGGGCTGATTACGAATCCTACGGGAGTAGATAACCGCATGAAGTCTACCATCGACATTCTGCACGAAGCACCGAATGTAAATCTGGTAGCCCTCTATGGCCCCGAACACGGTGTGCGCGGCGATGTGCATGCGGGCGACCACGTGACGGACATCAAGGACGCGTCCACCGGCCTGCCCGTTTATTCGCTCTACGGAAGGACGCGCAAGGCCACGCCGAAGATGCTGAAAGACGTAGACGTGCTGGTGTATGACATTCAAGACATCGGTTGCCGTTCGTTCACCTACATCAGCACCATGGGACTGGCTATGGAAGCAGCCGCCGAGAACGGCAAAGAGTTCATCGTACTGGACCGTCCCAACCCCTTGGGCGGACTGAAGATAGAGGGTAATCTGGTGGAAGACGACTGCGTTTCTTTTGTCAGCCAGTTCAGAATACCTTACCTTTACGCCCTCACTTGCGGCGAGTTGGCACTGATGCTCAACGGCGAAAAGATGTTGAAGGACGGGAAACAATGCAACCTCCGTGTGGTGAAGATGAAAGGCTGGAAGCGCAAGATGGACTACACGCAGACCGGACTGCAATGGGTGCCCTCGTCTCCGCACATTCCTCATCCGCATTCCGCCTTCTTCTATCCCGTCAGCGGCATTTTGGGCGAACTGGGCTATATGTCCATCGGCGTGGGCTACACCATTCCGTTCCAGATGTTTGCCGCGCCGTGGGTGGAGGCCGGGCGGCTTGCCGACAGGCTGAACGGACTGAACGTGCCGGGCGTCATTTTCCGGCCGATGTATCTGAAACCGTTCTACAGCGTGGGCAAAGGCAAGTTGCTGCAAGGCGTGCAGGTACACATCGTGGACTTCGGCCGGGCACCGCTGAGCGACATACAGTTCTTGGTGATGCAGGAAGTGGCCGCCCTCTATCCCGACCGTGCCGTGTTCAACCATGCCGACAAGGGACGATTCTCTATGTTCGACAAGGTGTGCGGCTCACGCCGGATACGCGAACGCTTCGCCGAGCGCAACCGTTGGGAGGACATCCGCGACTATTGG
Protein-coding regions in this window:
- a CDS encoding exo-beta-N-acetylmuramidase NamZ family protein, whose amino-acid sequence is MKHFLTCLLCLFLTSATQAQKIRIKTGIEVLKEQKFKCLEGKRVGLITNPTGVDNRMKSTIDILHEAPNVNLVALYGPEHGVRGDVHAGDHVTDIKDASTGLPVYSLYGRTRKATPKMLKDVDVLVYDIQDIGCRSFTYISTMGLAMEAAAENGKEFIVLDRPNPLGGLKIEGNLVEDDCVSFVSQFRIPYLYALTCGELALMLNGEKMLKDGKQCNLRVVKMKGWKRKMDYTQTGLQWVPSSPHIPHPHSAFFYPVSGILGELGYMSIGVGYTIPFQMFAAPWVEAGRLADRLNGLNVPGVIFRPMYLKPFYSVGKGKLLQGVQVHIVDFGRAPLSDIQFLVMQEVAALYPDRAVFNHADKGRFSMFDKVCGSRRIRERFAERNRWEDIRDYWYKDTETFRKLSKKYYLYK